The Drosophila bipectinata strain 14024-0381.07 chromosome 2L, DbipHiC1v2, whole genome shotgun sequence genome has a segment encoding these proteins:
- the LOC108127077 gene encoding uncharacterized protein produces MSFVVTNQSVIRFGSTKEEDDFERTLMFFNIDISTGGDLSCDHRNEIISARTFDGNRKPRNPGGGSNSRIKESAMSFGQPNKFFAQSQNSLEDFGCSLRQHGKRFSGGKRDSSDFTESRSHFYYHSNKPKKIYHSDKKTSFQQPTRDYNTNINPEDDTNMAGNARNIFSSRIYRAHTDTYNQLALSPSISNHGNYRNCDSRNDYSPEYYSHMKDFPQADSPLESLSSYPNDPREIDYRRYHGTPLPSRSEILGRRNNHRQISGSMSPEYPPNYNSYLENHDDLEYNRPDYNGARLYIDEYFDDRCAKGHRHEACDQYEYRPDYDYCEERRSPLPIPIQKPKQYRRYRNPSTPCARLREESKRSHKLAKYNKPEISYDGQDSDSKRYDSDEFLNYQIDKTVPEKYFRHFKDAEVPSRRHDRVSREIARLSFPKNYQYNMEPMKRFNRPGIANRTTEKIDWSDKNTARNSICDSLKKYPREYFRHQSRHAQLEEEPRSRNLLGTESVVCPNRPVFPREYDRHKRRKHHKLRTDQKKVVDFGLGPGSYIGTEIPHRIFEKTRTPSSIFFTIEIPYKKKENGNSPPYKSTTRRRDSGCDTIAQESISACELNTEHKKTGSAFKLNAPVKWHKKMDKFVKLRQSFLDMEKHGNRKTIKQKISKFFKRSKISLKRSTILKNKAKVLNSSCKPFQRHLDFAKLSNFVLPKQEQILSASPNIIEENAFTSSNRHRKKRVSPRNSNECFFKENETSPFKHNENAFNQYFCKKAGESKYPTLYRGNSKKNTANEEDDNYQEYSMYNFLSARHRCHRNRPKIDKYDQGLSTWREEYMRSRLDKVAFPRVSSGSCSLYSEGKKSEDSHRSQINVCLTIRAEEMSLSGSPRIISSEVIRGSRLSNEDLKIGVSQSPNESLARKESGSNAFQSVWIPTNSCFFRSNSSQSGSSRATNDITPSPERKTIESCSRPPGRKSARGRSSDYSNSIRPLRESCHSALNSNRQKCHFKPSRQCLRPRAQSNYNRKSSLNEANKSCEKVVPQKKVYLDKNTSNFLPKISSMLPFSGCQQSKSINASFGGCQSTNAWPGQKPRRCSSAPIKSPIQPRLFSPGTDSPCSQSNVSKDCGYCNRKTTSPENLQLVCMDDPHALRRNCNGSNTSSYTSWPCRDNAATTRGDLCVPKLGHDMEKKSKCQQSVVEELKRELLLSFRQDETLEDQRHCFRPTPFMLLPYVPDSMHQPNGHLTSTSLCGPEPVVCWAPCSNPQAHF; encoded by the exons ATGTCATTTGTTGTGACGAACCAGAGCGTAATCCGATTTGGTAGCACCAAGGAGGAGGACGACTTTGAGCGGACATTGATGTTTTTCAATATCGATATATCAACGGGGGGCGACCTGAGCTGCGACCATCGAAACGAGATTATCTCGGCAAGGACCTTCGATGGGAATAGAAAGC CACGCAATCCCGGTGGTGGAAGCAACTCTCGGATTAAGGAAAGTGCGATGTCGTTTGGCCAGCCAAACAAATTCTTTGCTCAAAGTCAAAATAGTTTAGAAGATTTTGGATGTAGTTTGAGGCAACATGGAAAACGCTTTTCGGGAGGAAAAAGGGACAGTTCCGACTTTACGGAGAGTCGCAGCCACTTTTACTACCATTCGAATAAGCCCAAAAAGATCTATCATTCGGACAAAAAAACAAGCTTCCAACAGCCTACTCGTGATTATAACACAAACATCAACCCAGAGGATGATACCAATATGGCCGGGAATgccagaaatattttttcatcgAGAATTTATCGGGCACACACTGACACTTATAATCAATTGGCTTTGAGTCCCTCTATTTCCAATCATGGAAACTATAGAAATTGTGATTCTAGAAACGACTATTCCCCCGAATACTACTCACATATGAAGGACTTCCCACAAGCCGACTCACCTCTGGAAAGTTTATCTTCTTACCCAAACGACCCTCGCGAAATAGATTATAGAAGATACCATGGAACGCCGCTGCCCAGCAGGTCAGAAATTCTTGGAAGACGAAACAATCATAGACAAATTTCTGGATCTATGTCACCCGAATATCCACCAAATTATAACAGCTATTTAGAGAATCACGATGACTTGGAATACAATAGACCCGATTATAACGGCGCCCGATTATATATAGATGAATACTTCGATGATCGATGTGCAAAGGGCCACCGACACGAGGCATGCGATCAATACGAATATCGCCCTGATTACGATTACTGCGAAGAACGACGCTCACCACTCCCAATACCAATTCAAAAACCTAAACAATATAGAAGATATAGAAATCCCTCAACACCATGTGCTAGACTGAGAGAGGAGTCTAAGCGATCCCACAAGTTAGCCAAATATAATAAGCCTGAAATAAGCTACGATGGCCAAGATTCAGATTCCAAAAGATACGACAGTGATGAATTTCTTAATTATCAGATAGACAAGACAGTTCCCGAAAAGTATTTTCGGCACTTTAAAGATGCCGAAGTGCCATCCAGAAGACATGATAGAGTTTCAAGAGAAATTGCTCGTCTATCTTTCCCCAAAAACTACCAATATAACATGGAGCCAATGAAGAGATTTAATAGGCCAGGTATTGCCAACCGAACTACTGAAAAAATAGATTGGTCGGATAAAAATACAGCAAGGAATTCTATTTGTGACTCTTTGAAGAAATATCCGCGGGAATATTTTCGCCATCAGTCAAGGCATGCACAGTTAGAGGAAGAACCTCGATCCCGAAATCTTTTGGGGACTGAATCCGTGGTGTGTCCTAATAGACCCGTGTTTCCCAGAGAATACGACCGGCATAAGAGGCGCAAGCATCACAAATTAAGGACTGATCAAAAAAAGGTCGTTGACTTTGGACTTGGTCCTGGTTCTTACATTGGTACCGAAATACCACATAggatttttgaaaaaacaagGACGCCTTCGTCCATATTTTTTACCATCGAGATaccctataaaaaaaaagaaaacggaAACTCACCGCCTTATAAAAGTACGACTAGAAGACGGGACTCGGGTTGTGACACTATTGCTCAAGAGTCGATTTCTGCTTGCGAACTTAACAcagaacataaaaaaacaggTTCTGCCTTCAAACTAAATGCACCTGTGAAGTGGCataaaaaaatggataaattTGTAAAGCTCCGCCAATCCTTTTTAGACATGGAAAAGCATGGTAATCGCAAAACTATTAAGCAGAAAATCTCTAAGTTTTTTAAGAGGTCGAAAATTTCTTTGAAAAGATCGactattttgaaaaataaggCCAAGGTCTTGAATTCCTCCTGCAAGCCTTTTCAACGTCATTTAGATTTTGCTAAGCTTAGTAATTTCGTCCTTCCCAAGCAAGAACAGATTTTGTCGGCGAGTCCAAATATCATAGAAGAAAATGCCTTTACAAGTTCAAATCGACatagaaaaaaaagggtttctCCAAGGAATAGTAATGAGTgtttctttaaagaaaatgaaacTAGTCCGTTTAAGCACAACGAAAATGCATTCAATCAgtatttttgcaaaaaggCAGGGGAATCCAAATATCCCACCCTTTACAGAGGCaactcgaaaaaaaatacGGCCAACGAAGAAGATGATAACTACCAGGAGTACTCcatgtataattttttgagTGCAAGGCATCGGTGCCACAGAAATAGGCCCAAAATAGATAAATATGACCAAGGACTGAGCACTTGGAGAGAAGAATACATGAGATCTAGATTAGACAAGGTGGCTTTTCCACGGGTTTCTAGTGGGAGTTGCAGTTTGTACAGTGAAGGCAAGAAAAGTGAGGATTCCCATCGTAGCCAAATTAACGTGTGCCTAACCATTCGCGCTGAAGAGATGAGTTTGTCCGGAAGTCCTAGAATTATTTCCTCTGAAGTGATTCGAGGTTCCCGCCTATCTAATGAGGATCTAAAAATCGGCGTTTCCCAATCGCCGAATGAGTCATTGGCGCGAAAAGAGAGTGGCAGCAATGCCTTTCAAAGTGTGTGGATTCCCACAAATAGTTGCTTTTTCCGATCTAACAGTTCCCAAAGTGGCTCCTCCAGGGCTACAAACGACATAACTCCCTCGCCCGAAAGAAAAACTATTGAGTCCTGTTCGAGGCCTCCTGGTCGAAAGTCCGCTCGCGGAAGGTCGTCGGACTATTCCAACAGCATTCGACCTCTTCGAGAATCTTGTCACTCTGCGCTTAATTCCAATCGTCAAAAATGCCATTTCAAGCCATCCCGACAGTGTCTGCGTCCTAGAGCGCAGTCCAATTATAACAGAAAGTCGAGTTTGAATGAAGCTAACAAAAGCTGCGAAAAAGTcgtgccacaaaaaaaagtgtatttGGATAAAAACACTTCGAATTTTCTTCCAAAAATTAGCTCTATGTTGCCTTTTAGCGGTTGTCAGCAATCCAAAAGCATCAATGCCAGTTTTGGAGGATGCCAAAGTACAAATGCCTGGCCGGGACAAAAACCAAGAAGATGCTCATCTGCACCTATAAAAAGTCCCATACAGCCGCGGCTCTTCTCACCAGGGACCGATTCACCATGCTCCCAGTCTAATGTGAGTAAGGACTGTGGCTATTGTAATCGGAAAACGACTTCTCCAGAAAATCTTCAACTTGTTTGTATGGATGATCCCCATGCCCTTCGAAGAAATTGCAATGGGTCGAATACCAGCAGTTACACAAGCTGGCCTTGTCGGGATAATGCCGCAACAACGCGGGGCGACTTGTGTGTCCCCAAGCTGGGGCACGacatggaaaaaaaatccaaatgcCAGCAGAGTGTTGTGGAGGAACTGAAACGGGAACTATTGCTCAGTTTCAGGCAGGATGAGACACTCGAAGACCAAAGACACTGCTTCCGACCCACACCCTTCATGCTTCTTCCCTACGTTCCCGATTCCATGCACCAGCCCAATGGACATCTGACTTCAACTTCCCTTTGTGGCCCTGAACCTGTGGTCTGCTGGGCCCCATGCTCCAACCCACAGGCTCATTTTTGA
- the LOC108127079 gene encoding uncharacterized protein: MYFKILFYGARKDGRVPLIKLRKDATIADLKILMSNRTKIPVHRQQMEFNNEKLANGTHLSKIAQMCQEISSRGNDSPDIELFDEKKRVCRLSYLADIGCGSPEMSLEFDMDMDIEIPTSSFANQCSVASFYSDPKSNSMLRDGCSSDDSASNTEASIETSSVNTSTSSVDTTKGSKVGELRGKYSCPPLEVEEDKKYRDKCDIYCCVSDNRFPYAKVLPEDRRYAVMIVNEDNPGDCDYRCILKSLSEKFLTAPNPHTLSFSQCAPADEFDCTLMIVCADAETQDWLIRVARPQCPPYKFQTFIRHYDLVRCTFVLPLIVKRDLCRIFSVLENQNCGLDTSKWCVISQVTLDPCGKEFERKVVYPDCQNDEVTVYIDEESIAHISNQCNKLKYMLWHLPVDFCPLAGC, encoded by the coding sequence atgtattttaaaattttattttatggcgCGCGTAAAGATGGCCGCGTGCCTCTCATAAAATTACGAAAGGACGCAACGATTGCCGACTTAAAGATTCTTATGTCGAACCGGACCAAAATTCCAGTTCATCGTCAGCAAATGGAatttaataatgaaaaattagCAAATGGCACGCATCTATCAAAGATCGCCCAGATGTGCCAGGAGATTAGCTCAAGGGGGAACGACTCCCCTGACATTGAACTGTTCGACGAAAAAAAGCGCGTTTGCCGGTTGAGCTACCTCGCCGACATTGGCTGCGGCTCACCAGAGATGTCATTGGAATTTGACATGGATATGGATATTGAAATTCCCACAAGCAGCTTTGCTAATCAGTGCAGTGTGGCTTCTTTTTACAGTGATCCGAAAAGTAACAGTATGTTGCGTGACGGTTGTTCGTCTGATGATTCCGCCAGCAACACTGAGGCCAGCATCGAGACAAGCTCGGTCAACACAAGCACAAGCAGTGTGGACACGACAAAAGGCAGCAAGGTCGGCGAACTGCGTGGCAAGTACAGCTGTCCCCCATTGGAGGTGGAAGAGGACAAGAAGTATAGGGACAAATGTGATATTTATTGCTGCGTAAGCGACAATCGCTTTCCTTATGCCAAAGTGCTTCCTGAGGATCGAAGGTATGCAGTCATGATTGTAAACGAAGACAATCCGGGAGACTGTGACTACAGGTGCATTTTGAAGTCACTTTCGGAGAAGTTCTTGACAGCGCCAAACCCGCATACCCTGAGTTTCAGCCAGTGCGCCCCGGCCGACGAATTCGACTGTACCCTGATGATTGTGTGTGCAGATGCGGAGACCCAGGACTGGCTAATTCGGGTTGCTCGACCTCAGTGCCCCCCATATAAGTTTCAAACGTTTATAAGGCATTATGACCTAGTCAGATGTACGTTCGTACTTCCTTTAATAGTGAAGCGCGACCTGTGCCGTATTTTTTCTGTTCTGGAAAATCAGAATTGCGGGCTTGATACCAGTAAATGGTGCGTTATATCCCAGGTCACCCTCGACCCTTGCGGAAAAGAGTTTGAAAGAAAGGTAGTCTATCCCGATTGTCAGAACGACGAGGTCACCGTTTACATTGATGAAGAAAGCATCGCCCACATCTCAAACCAATGCAATAAGCTGAAATACATGCTTTGGCACCTCCCTGTCGACTTCTGCCCACTAGCGGGCTGTTAG